GGCCTGCGTCTGCGTAAGTGCTCAGGTCACCGGCGGCGACGATGAACTCGGCCCCCAGGATGGGGCCCATGCCCGGCAGGGACTCGATGATGTGGGCTTGGGGGTGAGTGCGGAAGGTCTGCCGTATTTGCTGGTCGATGTGCTTGAGCCGGTCGTCCAGGGCAAGGATCTGCGTGGCGATGTCCGCAGCAATGCCGGCCGCGACATCCTGGCCGGGCAGCGTGACGTGCTGAGTTCTGGCGACCTGCAAGGCGGTGGCGGCGACTGCGTCGGGGTTGCGGACGTTGCGTCCCCTGAGCCAAGCGGTGAGGCGAGCTTGGCCGTGGCGCCGTATGGCTGCCGGGGTTTGATGCCGGGTGAGCAGGATGAGCGCGCCTTTGTGATCGGAGTAGTCGAAGGCCCGTTCCAGAGCGGGGAAGATCCCGGTGAGCACGTCGCGGAGCCGGTTGAGCATGCGGACCCGGTCGGTGATCAGATCGGTGCGGTGCGCGGTCAACAGAGCCAGATCAGCTGCCAGTTGTGCGGGGACTCTGATGGAGGTGAAGTCCCGCCGCAGCCGGGCGGTGTCTGCGATCACGTAGGCGTCGCGGGCGTCGGTCTTGGCTTCACCGCGGTAGGACCCGGACATCCGGTTGACCGTCCGGCCGGGAACATAGACGGCCTGTTGGCCGTGGGCGGCAAGTAAGGCCAGAAACAGCGCGGAAGCGGTACCGGCGATGTCAACCGCCCAGTGGACCCGGTCGGCGAGGGCGAGGATCTCGTCGAGGGCGGTCAGAATCGCGCTCTCGTCGTTGGAGACCTTCTTGCTCCAGATCGTTGCCCCGGTTTCGTCGACCGCGGCAAGCCAGTGATGGGCTTTACCGGCGTCGATCCCGACCCAGAGGCGGGTCAGCTGCTCAGCCATGTGCGTCTCCTCGGTTCAGGCAGCATGCCGTTCGGCCCGAGGAACACCCGCCGTCAGCTCCGTAAACAGCGATCAATTGCGCAGATCTCAATCAGAGGCCAGGCGTCCCGAAGAGCGGGGCGGCCACTCCACCGGAGCCACCGGGGGCAAGCGACTTTAGAGCCACACCCCACTCTTCCGGACCGCCAAACAACTTACGGAGCGGCTTTGGGCTGGAGCTGCTTTGGGGCGAGTGATCATGGCCCCGTAAGCTTCCGGCGAGTCGGGCAGTCTGTGGACCTGCCCGTTAAAGCACGACGTTGGGGCCATGATCTTAGAGGCTCGCCCCAAAGTGGCTGCCTAAAGCCGTGGAGCCGACCGCCCCAGCCACAGAGGGTGTCCCCTACCTTCTGCCCGCAGCCGCCGAGCGCGCCGCCGGGCGCGGCCAGCCGGGGCGCAGACAGGAGGCAGGCCGCGCCGCAGAGGCGGCGCGCGCCCGCGCCGTGCGCGGGCCTTGATGAAGTAGGGAAAGTCTTATCCCGCTGGGATGGGGATCTTCGGTCTCGGCTACGCCGCTACGTCGCTCGGCGCCTGGCCATGCTCGAGGTACACCGGGGCGCTAGCCGCTCGGGCCTCGATCGCCGCAAGGATCCTTCGGGCCAACCGAGGGATCGTCCGGTCCGCGATCTCGCTCGGGGCAACGAACGTGACGCTCTTCAGTTCCTCGGCCTGCGGGCGGATGTCCTCCACGGTCTCCGGGGCTAGCTCGCCGCCGTCGAACAGGTACAGCACCTTGTCGCCCTCGGTAGCGCTGGGCGCCCAGTCGACGGCCAGGAGGCGGCCGAGCGTCGGCGTGATGCCGAGTTCTTCCCGCACCTCGCGGCTGGCAGCCTGAAGCGGAGACTCACCGGTCTCGACGTAGCCCCCGGGGATGTCCCAGTAGTCCTTGTACGTGGGCACCACCATGAGGACGCGCCCGCCGGCATCAAAGAAAAGCGCACCCGCTGCCATACGCGGATGCGCCATCTTCGCTTCATGCTCGTTCGCTGCCATGCAGCCGAGCGTACCCACCTAGACCACATGCAGCCGATCGGCGAGATCCGCCATCGTCCGGCTCGGTCGGCCGCGCTGGTTGCGCACCCATGTGAGTACGAGTTCGCGGGCCAGGTAGTGGCTCCGCAGCTGCTCCGGCGCCCACGACTCGGCTTCAAGGATCATCGCCAGGGCGTCGTCGACACGGTTGTGGGCGCTGAGCGCACGGGCTACCTCGATGTTGTGCCGCGTCCTGCGCTCCGTCGGGAGGTTGCTGGTGTCGATACGCGGCCCGAGGTCCGCGGCTACCTGCATGTCGCCCAGCTCGCCCGCCGTTGCCACGCGGTGGATGTCGACGTTGGTCGGGCCGAATGCGGTCCACATGTGGTTCGCGTCCTGCCCGAGTTGGCACGCTGCCTGGTCGGCCTCGGCGAGGAACTCGCGCACGGTCGAGCGCTCCTCCGCCCTGGCGGCCGCCATGGATCCGGTGAGGAAGAGCGTCCCGTAGATCGACAGGAACTCCGGGCTGGCCCCGGAAAGGCCGGGCCGAAGGTAGTCGGACGCATCGCCGATGAGCTGTACGGCGGCGTCGAAGCGACCTGTCGACAAGAGGCAGTGACCCACGGACCGGAAGAGCGATCCGATGACCGCCGAGTTGCCGGACTGCTGCGCCGCGCCCAATCCCCGATCGGCAGCGATCCAAGCGAGGTCAACCTCGCCCACCTTCCCGAGGACCATGGCGGCGCTCTGATACGTCAGTGCCAACAGCTCGTTGGCCTGCTCGCGTTCCCGGCCGTGGTAGGACTGCGCCGCGATGAGGGCGTCCGCCAGCACCAGGGGCAGGCGACGAGTGGCGAAACCGTAGCGGGAAGCCTGGTAGGCATCCATGATCTCTACGACGCTGGTCCGAAGCTCGTCCAGAGGCGTGGGATCGCCCTCGGTCGGCACCCCCAACAACGGCGTCAGTTGGCGGTAGTTCATCAGCGCCGACCGAAGCGCCGGCACCGTGCGGTTACCGCTGTCGGCAGTCCACTCCATGAGGGTCGGCTCTGCGAGCAGGTCACCGAGGGATACGTCCAGGGCATCGGCCAGGGTCTTGATGACCGACAGCCGGTCAAGCTCCATCCGGTTGTTCTCGGCCTTGCTCAGCCAGTCGACCGTTCGGCCGACGAGTCCGGCCAACACCTCTTGGGACATGCCTCGCCTACGGCGGTACCAAGCGACTCGCTCACCGATCGTCAGGTTCGTCGTCATTCCTCGCATGGGAAGAGCGTCCACCCGCCTGTCTCTGCGGACCCGGAAAAATTTTCTGGGGGGAAAGTTCTTCCGGGTCGGTGAGTTCGGTCGGCCTTAGCGTTGCTCACAGGCCGAGGGGCTGTCAGATCGGAAGGGCAACGAGGGGGCTGTGACCGTGCTGAGCCCGGGAGAGAAGCGAGAACTGATCAACCAGGTAAGGGGACTTGGTGAAGAGCTGGCCGAGGTAGCGCGTCGGGCCGACGCCTTGGTCATCGCCCTTGAGCCTGCTGCCGAACCAGGTCCTCCAGCTGGTCCATCCGCTCCGCAAGGCGGCGGACATCCCGACGGACCTCGGACAGGTACTCCGTGATCTGCTCAAACTCGGGGCTGCGTTTGGCGGAACCGCCTTCGCCAGGCAACGCGGCAAAGCTGCCTTTGCCCTGGTGGGAGATGGCGTAGCCGTCCTCGCGGAGTCGCGAGATCGCCTGCCGGGCGACCGTGCGAGACACGGAGTGCTGCGCCATCAGGTCCGACTCTGAGGGGAGCTTGTCCCCCGGTGTGAGCTCTCCGTCTCGGATCCGGCGCTTGAAGTCGTCCGCGATCTGCAAGTACGCGGCACGTCCGGCGGTGAAGTCGGCCATAGCCCCTCTCAGTGGTTGTCGTACCTAGTGCAGCACATCGCGCTGACAGGCGTCGAGACAACCACTTGACACACCAAGTAGTACAGGTCCATCCTCTACACCAAGATGACGTACTAAGTACGTCAAGTTCAGCGATCCAAGGAGCGCGCCATGCGTCAGATTCCCGTCGACACCTCCAACGCGACCGTGATGGTCGCCAAGGCCCCGCAGCCGAAGGTCAAGGACCGTCGCACCGGTGAGATCGCCGTCGACAAAGACGGCGTCACGCTGATGACCGTGGAGGTCATGTTCTCCACGCCGGAGGAGGTGGAGATCCTCAAGCTCACCGTCCCCCAGCCCGGCGTCTCCGAGGACCTGGCCATGGGTACCCCGGTCGCGCTGACCGGCCTGGTCGCCTCGGCGTGGGAGAACGAGTTCAACGGGCAGAAGCGGCACGGCATCGCCTTCCGTGCGGTCGCCGTGACCTCACTCGCCGCCGCTGCCTCGAAGCCCAAGGCGGCCTGACCATGACCTGGTTCACGGTCGCGCTGGTGCTGGTCGTCGCCGCTGCGGGTCTCCTGCGGTGGCGGCGCCCCGCCTGGTACTGGATGACCTTCGGGGTCACCTTCGCCGCCCTGCGAATCCTGGTCCGCTACGCCTCCGTCATGGACGCCTGCGGGCTGACCGTCCCGCCCTCGCGCTGGCGCCTCGCTCTCGCCCGGATGACGAATCGTCCCGCACCCGAGTCCCGCGCCCCGCGCATCCTGCGACTGCGGCCGACCCGGACCGGCCTGGTGCTCCGGCTCAAGCTCCGCCCCGGCCAGGACGCCTTCGACGTCTCCGCCGCAACAGACCGGCTGCGCCACTCCTTCGGCCTGTACGGCGTCACATCCCGCGAACTTCGCTCTGGAGTAGTCGAGTTGAGGATGACCGGCTATGACGTCCTCAAGCGGGTGCAGATGCCTGCCAAGACTGACCGAGCGTCCATGCGTGTTCCCGTGGCCCTGCGCGAAGACGGCTCGGTCCACTACCGCGACTACCGCACCGTCCCGCACGGCCTCACGCTCGGCGCCACGGAATCCGGGAAGTCCGTCTATCAGCGCAACCTGGTTGCCGGGCTGGCCCCGCTGGATGTCGCCCTGGTTGGTATCGACTGCAAGCAGGGCGTCGAACTCTTCCCGCTGGCCCGCCGCTTCTCCGCTCTCGCGGACAACCCTGACACCGCCCTCGACCTCCTCGAAGCGCTGGTCGCCCACATGGGAGGCGTCTATCAGCTGATCCGGGCCAACCAGCGGATCACAGTGGACGTTCCGGATGCGGAGATCGCCGCCGACATCTGGGATCTGCCCGCCGACATACGCCCCGTCCCCGTCGTGGTCCTGGTCGACGAGGTCGCCGAACTCGCCCTGTTCGCCACCAAGGACGACGAGAAGCGCCGCGACCGCATCATCACCGCCCTGGTCCGCCTCGCCCAGCTCGGCCGCGCCGCCGGCATCTACCTCGAAATCTGCGGACAGCGCTTCGGCTCCGAACTCGGCAAGGGCATCACCATGCTCCGCGCCCAGCTCACCGGCCGCACCGCCCACCGCGTCAACGACGAGTCCTCCGCCAACATGGCCTTCGGCGACATCTCCCCGGACGCCGTCCTCGCCGCCATCCAGATCCCCACCGAAGCCCCCGGCATCGCCGTCACCGGCGACGCATCCGGCGGCTGGGCCCGTATCCGCGCCCCGCACACCTCGCTGCGCGAAGCCGTGAACATCTGCAACAAGCACGCCGAGCGCACCCCGGACCTTCCCGCCCTGGCGGCCTTCCGCCCCGCGGTCGTCCCGCTGCCCTCGGCCCGCGTACCGCTGTCCAAGACAGCCCCCGCCACCGCCTGACCCTCCCCGCTCGACCAGTCGGCGTGACCGCCCTCGCGCCGGGTCCCTACCCGCCCCATGCCTGCTGAAGGGAGAGCACGTCATGTGCCCCGACTGCGAAGACTTCGCCCGCACCGTGCTCCTGCTGGGCCAACTCGCCCTCTACGCCGACGTATCCGGCGCTGACCACTGCTTCATCGAGGCGGTGGGCCCGTCCCTGGCGGCGTCGCTGCCTGAGCCGCCGCCCGGTACGTTCCCGCCCGGCTACGACCCCACCGACGGCCCCGACTACCCCGGCGGCTCGTGATGGCCCGCCCCGCATTCCGCGTGGACGCCGTCCTCGTCCAGGCCGTCATCGCCGGAGCGCTGTCCTTCGCCCACCTTCACGATCTCGCCGCCGCTGCCGGGCAGGACGGCTGGAAGGCCTGGGCCTACCCGATCTCGGTGGACCTGCTCCTGGTCGCCTCTTGGCGGCGGCTGCGCAGTGAGGGCCCGTCCCGGCTGGCCTGGTGCTGGTTCCTGATCGCCCTGGTGGCCTCACTCGGCGCCAACGTCGCGACTGCCGGGCTCCTCGACCTCCAACAGGTCCCGGCCTGGCTGCGCATCCTCGTCGCCGCCTGGCCCGCCCTGGCCTTCATGGGCGGCACCCTCCTCGCACACTCCGCCACCGACCACCCGGCACCCGAAGTGCCGACCACCACGACCGACCCCGAGCCGGTCCCCTCGCACGAGCCGGAAACCCTCCCTGCCGCAGTCACCGAGGCCGAGGAAACCCCCGCACTCCCGGCCGCCGAACCCCTCCCGGCTCCCGAGCCCACCGCGTCCACTGCCCCGGCTACACCCAATGTCCCGGCCGCTCTGATCGACCACGCCCGCAAGGTCGCCGCCGACTACCGGACCCGCACCGGCGACCCGATCGACACCGACACCCTGCGCGCCCGCCTCGGCGTCCCGCCCCAGCTCGCCTACGCCATCGCCGCCCAACTCACCTGAGCCGAAAGGACACGACCTCGATGCCTGCCCGCGACCACTTCCACTCCGTCATGCGGATCGGCCCCGTTCAGATCGGCACCCACCGCGACCGCCACGGCCGCACCAAGCACGCCGCCGTGTGCACCAACGACCGGTGCGGCTGGTCCTCCGACTACTCCAGCCAGAGCGCCGCCCAGCTCGCCGCCCGCACCCACCGCTGCACCGTCCGCTAGGAGGCCACCGCCCATGGACGTCCCCCTCTGGTTCGCCCTCGCCGTCGTCGGCTACCTCGGCTGCAAGCTCATCCGCCCGCCGCTCTGGCTGGTCCTGGTGCTCCTCCTCGGCGGCTACCTCATCGCCGACAGCCTCCTGGCCCCGGTCATCGACACCGCCATCAAGTAGGGAGATCCGCTGATGTTCCACCCGAAGATCCCGACCATGCCCCAGCCGACCGGCCTGATCACTCCGCCCGCCGTCGTCGAGCCGACCGCCGTCATCCAGCAGCCGACCAGCACCCCTGTCCCGGTCGCCCCCGCCCCGGCGTCTCCCCGACCCACCGTCCAGCTCACCCCTGGCGCCGTCGTCGCCCTCATCGGTGGTGGGACGGCCGTGGTCCTGGTCGTCGGCGCGGTCCTGGTCTCGATGCTCCTCGCGGTCGCCGTCACCGGCGCCGCGGTCGCCATCTGCGCCCTGGTCATCCGCTCGCTCATCAACACCGAGGCCAAGCGACGCTGACCGGCCCCCGGGCGGCCTCAACCGCCAAGTCTCCGCCGCCCGGGAGCCCTGCCCCTACCGAACCCGAAGATCCGGAAGGAACCCCCAGCATGACGCACCGCACCACACCGCCGCCCCGCATCTGCCCCAACTGTGACGGCTTCGCCTCCGTCGCCATCACCCTCGGCGGCCGCGACCCGCACGGTCGCCTGCGCACCATTACTGCGCACTGCCCGGCCTGCCAGGGCACCGGCACCGCTCACCGCCGCACCCACCGCACGCGGGAGGGCGCCCGTGCCTGACCTGCTCCTCGACCCGGCCACCCTCGGCGACCTGCTGAGGGTGGCCTCGGCCGATGACTACGACCGCTGGAACGAGCAGATCCGCCGCACCGGCGGCTGCGCCGACCCGATCCACCTGACCGGCTGGACGATCGCCAAGGACAAGACGACCGGGGAGATCCTGCACCACTACTCCACCGAGAACGAGCCCGGCGGACGTCTCCGCGTCGCGTGCGGCAACCGCCGTGCCTCCCGCTGCCCTTCCTGCGCCTGGACGTACGCGGGCGACACCTACCACCTCATCCGCGCGGGCCTGGCCGGCGACGACCGCCGTGACATCCCGTCCACCGTCCGCGACCACCCCCGCGTCTTCGCCACCCTCACCGCCCCGTCTTTCGGCCCGGTCCACAACCGGCCCGACCACGGGGCCTGCCGCTGCGGCACCCGCCACCCGTCCGACGACCGCATCCTCGGCACGGCCCTCGACCCGGCAACGTACGACTACGCGGGCGCCGTCCTCTTCAACAACCACGCAGGCAACCTGTGGCAGCGCTTCACGACTCGACTGCGCCGCGAGATCGCCGCCCGTGCCGGAATCACACGTCGCGAGCTTCCCGACCATGCGCGCGTCTCGTACGGCAAGGTTGCCGAGTTCCAGAAGCGCGGTGCCCTCCACTTCCACGCCGTGATCCGTATCGACGGCCCCGAGGGACCTGACACCCCTCCCCCGGCCTGGGCCACGGTGCAGCTGCTCGACGACGCGATACGCGCCGCCGCCGCGCACTCCTACACCTCGGTCTCGGTCCCGGCCTCCGACGACCAGCCCGCCCGCACCTTCCGCTGGGGCACTCAACTCGACGTTCGCCCCATCAAGGCCTTCGGCGACGGCTCCGACATCACCGAACAGGCCGTCGCCTCCTACGTCGCCAAGTACGCCACCAAGGCCGCCGAGAACACCGGCACCCTCGACCGCCGCATCGGCGAACTCTCCGAACTCGACCGCCACCAGGTCCCCAACCACACCCGCCGCCTGATCGAAGCCTGCAAGCAGCTCGACCCCCTGTACCCCGA
Above is a window of Streptomyces griseorubiginosus DNA encoding:
- a CDS encoding IS110 family transposase; translated protein: MAEQLTRLWVGIDAGKAHHWLAAVDETGATIWSKKVSNDESAILTALDEILALADRVHWAVDIAGTASALFLALLAAHGQQAVYVPGRTVNRMSGSYRGEAKTDARDAYVIADTARLRRDFTSIRVPAQLAADLALLTAHRTDLITDRVRMLNRLRDVLTGIFPALERAFDYSDHKGALILLTRHQTPAAIRRHGQARLTAWLRGRNVRNPDAVAATALQVARTQHVTLPGQDVAAGIAADIATQILALDDRLKHIDQQIRQTFRTHPQAHIIESLPGMGPILGAEFIVAAGDLSTYADAGHLASAAGLVPVSRDSGRRTGNLHRPKRYSRRLRRVFYLSAQSSIIREGPNRDYYLKKRAEGCKHVQAVIALARRRVDVLWALLRDGRPFTLHPPVAQAA
- a CDS encoding helix-turn-helix transcriptional regulator, coding for MTTNLTIGERVAWYRRRRGMSQEVLAGLVGRTVDWLSKAENNRMELDRLSVIKTLADALDVSLGDLLAEPTLMEWTADSGNRTVPALRSALMNYRQLTPLLGVPTEGDPTPLDELRTSVVEIMDAYQASRYGFATRRLPLVLADALIAAQSYHGREREQANELLALTYQSAAMVLGKVGEVDLAWIAADRGLGAAQQSGNSAVIGSLFRSVGHCLLSTGRFDAAVQLIGDASDYLRPGLSGASPEFLSIYGTLFLTGSMAAARAEERSTVREFLAEADQAACQLGQDANHMWTAFGPTNVDIHRVATAGELGDMQVAADLGPRIDTSNLPTERRTRHNIEVARALSAHNRVDDALAMILEAESWAPEQLRSHYLARELVLTWVRNQRGRPSRTMADLADRLHVV
- the repSA gene encoding replication initiator protein RepSA, with amino-acid sequence MPDLLLDPATLGDLLRVASADDYDRWNEQIRRTGGCADPIHLTGWTIAKDKTTGEILHHYSTENEPGGRLRVACGNRRASRCPSCAWTYAGDTYHLIRAGLAGDDRRDIPSTVRDHPRVFATLTAPSFGPVHNRPDHGACRCGTRHPSDDRILGTALDPATYDYAGAVLFNNHAGNLWQRFTTRLRREIAARAGITRRELPDHARVSYGKVAEFQKRGALHFHAVIRIDGPEGPDTPPPAWATVQLLDDAIRAAAAHSYTSVSVPASDDQPARTFRWGTQLDVRPIKAFGDGSDITEQAVASYVAKYATKAAENTGTLDRRIGELSELDRHQVPNHTRRLIEACKQLDPLYPDRRIWAWAHMLGFRGHFSSKSRRYSTTLGELRQTRADFRAAQEREALGLDDREPDTVLVLADWQYAGHGHTPGESALAATIARDLQHNRETAREALRDQSADEREW
- a CDS encoding NUDIX hydrolase — its product is MAANEHEAKMAHPRMAAGALFFDAGGRVLMVVPTYKDYWDIPGGYVETGESPLQAASREVREELGITPTLGRLLAVDWAPSATEGDKVLYLFDGGELAPETVEDIRPQAEELKSVTFVAPSEIADRTIPRLARRILAAIEARAASAPVYLEHGQAPSDVAA
- a CDS encoding SpdD-like protein: MFHPKIPTMPQPTGLITPPAVVEPTAVIQQPTSTPVPVAPAPASPRPTVQLTPGAVVALIGGGTAVVLVVGAVLVSMLLAVAVTGAAVAICALVIRSLINTEAKRR
- a CDS encoding winged helix-turn-helix domain-containing protein; this translates as MADFTAGRAAYLQIADDFKRRIRDGELTPGDKLPSESDLMAQHSVSRTVARQAISRLREDGYAISHQGKGSFAALPGEGGSAKRSPEFEQITEYLSEVRRDVRRLAERMDQLEDLVRQQAQGR
- a CDS encoding mobile element transfer protein, whose translation is MPARDHFHSVMRIGPVQIGTHRDRHGRTKHAAVCTNDRCGWSSDYSSQSAAQLAARTHRCTVR
- a CDS encoding DUF2637 domain-containing protein, with the protein product MARPAFRVDAVLVQAVIAGALSFAHLHDLAAAAGQDGWKAWAYPISVDLLLVASWRRLRSEGPSRLAWCWFLIALVASLGANVATAGLLDLQQVPAWLRILVAAWPALAFMGGTLLAHSATDHPAPEVPTTTTDPEPVPSHEPETLPAAVTEAEETPALPAAEPLPAPEPTASTAPATPNVPAALIDHARKVAADYRTRTGDPIDTDTLRARLGVPPQLAYAIAAQLT
- a CDS encoding FtsK/SpoIIIE domain-containing protein, which codes for MTWFTVALVLVVAAAGLLRWRRPAWYWMTFGVTFAALRILVRYASVMDACGLTVPPSRWRLALARMTNRPAPESRAPRILRLRPTRTGLVLRLKLRPGQDAFDVSAATDRLRHSFGLYGVTSRELRSGVVELRMTGYDVLKRVQMPAKTDRASMRVPVALREDGSVHYRDYRTVPHGLTLGATESGKSVYQRNLVAGLAPLDVALVGIDCKQGVELFPLARRFSALADNPDTALDLLEALVAHMGGVYQLIRANQRITVDVPDAEIAADIWDLPADIRPVPVVVLVDEVAELALFATKDDEKRRDRIITALVRLAQLGRAAGIYLEICGQRFGSELGKGITMLRAQLTGRTAHRVNDESSANMAFGDISPDAVLAAIQIPTEAPGIAVTGDASGGWARIRAPHTSLREAVNICNKHAERTPDLPALAAFRPAVVPLPSARVPLSKTAPATA